One window from the genome of Leptospira broomii serovar Hurstbridge str. 5399 encodes:
- a CDS encoding TetR/AcrR family transcriptional regulator, translated as MAVRDPEDKKERILSSALRLFTERGFAATPMPELAKEAGIGAGTIYRYYKSKEELVNELYRFWKLKFHDALQKGFPKNASAKERFFHLWKALGNFYQEYPESFEFLELHSHSPYLDEESRKVTSETMQHLAAFLEDAKSRGEVRTELGSMELVSLCYGAFVGMVKLAKGGFVKLDKKALLRAGEILWRGIAS; from the coding sequence ATGGCGGTTAGAGATCCGGAGGATAAAAAAGAAAGAATTCTCAGTTCTGCTCTGCGCCTCTTTACGGAGAGAGGTTTTGCGGCAACACCGATGCCCGAGCTCGCTAAGGAAGCGGGAATTGGAGCGGGAACAATATATCGTTATTATAAAAGCAAAGAAGAACTCGTAAACGAGTTGTATCGTTTTTGGAAATTAAAATTTCATGATGCGTTGCAGAAGGGTTTTCCCAAGAATGCATCGGCAAAAGAACGTTTTTTTCATTTATGGAAGGCATTGGGAAATTTTTATCAGGAGTATCCGGAATCGTTCGAATTTTTAGAATTGCATTCGCATTCTCCCTATTTGGATGAAGAAAGCAGAAAAGTTACTTCGGAAACGATGCAGCACTTAGCCGCATTCCTTGAGGATGCGAAATCTCGCGGAGAAGTTCGAACCGAACTAGGTTCGATGGAATTGGTATCTCTATGTTACGGCGCGTTTGTCGGTATGGTAAAGCTTGCAAAGGGAGGATTCGTCAAACTAGATAAAAAAGCTTTACTTCGCGCCGGAGAAATCCTTTGGAGAGGGATCGCGTCCTAG
- the murB gene encoding UDP-N-acetylmuramate dehydrogenase, whose amino-acid sequence MPILALAQIRELKESFSQKRIPFRESVDLSVHCSFKIGGVCPVVVEPESAEQIQEILRIFSRLEMPWKILGGGTNVLISDHPNDLTVLRLNGVFKEYDDLGDGLFRVGAATNTTPIFRQISQKGYTGAEFLSTIPGWTGGAVIQNAGCYGGEFFDLIREVEFIRNDEIIKRTPKEILHGYRFTEFLEKKDSVILSALIQLKRGDLEEIEASLKEKRDRRNSSQPQNKKSAGSMFKNPKKFENGVEIKAWQYIDRVGLRGKLVGGAQISPEHCNFIVNVGSAKASDVDTLVKTVQEKVERECGVLLNREVEYFGSVP is encoded by the coding sequence GTGCCCATTCTGGCTTTAGCTCAAATTCGGGAGTTAAAAGAGTCCTTCTCCCAAAAGCGAATTCCATTTAGGGAAAGCGTAGACCTCTCCGTACATTGCTCGTTTAAGATCGGTGGAGTATGTCCTGTCGTCGTCGAACCCGAATCTGCCGAGCAGATTCAAGAAATACTCCGGATTTTTTCCCGTTTGGAAATGCCATGGAAAATTTTAGGAGGAGGAACGAACGTACTGATTTCCGATCATCCTAACGATTTAACCGTATTACGATTAAACGGGGTATTTAAGGAATATGACGATCTGGGCGACGGCTTATTTCGAGTCGGCGCTGCGACAAACACGACCCCGATCTTCCGACAAATTTCGCAGAAAGGATATACGGGCGCCGAATTTTTGAGCACGATTCCCGGTTGGACGGGTGGAGCAGTGATTCAGAATGCGGGGTGTTACGGAGGGGAATTCTTCGACTTAATTCGAGAGGTAGAATTCATACGTAACGATGAAATTATTAAACGAACCCCGAAGGAAATTCTTCACGGATACAGATTCACGGAATTTCTGGAAAAGAAAGATTCGGTCATCTTATCCGCACTAATTCAACTGAAACGGGGAGATCTAGAAGAGATCGAAGCTTCTTTGAAGGAAAAGCGAGATAGACGAAATTCTTCCCAGCCCCAGAATAAAAAGAGCGCGGGTTCAATGTTCAAAAATCCAAAAAAGTTCGAAAACGGAGTGGAAATAAAGGCCTGGCAATATATAGATCGAGTAGGATTGAGAGGTAAACTTGTAGGTGGGGCGCAAATTTCTCCGGAGCACTGCAATTTTATCGTAAATGTCGGAAGCGCCAAGGCAAGCGACGTTGATACTCTTGTGAAAACGGTTCAGGAAAAAGTGGAACGAGAATGCGGAGTACTTTTGAATAGGGAAGTCGAATATTTTGGATCAGTACCATAA
- a CDS encoding phosphopantothenoylcysteine decarboxylase domain-containing protein, giving the protein MNIQKIVISSGPTREWIDPVRFISNASSGKMGFCIAESALDWSDNIVYIRGLTQPEYSNPKGARVISVETTSEMQQAILTEMASNTVLIMAAAPADFRPLLSSEAKIKKEDGTEIISLELTKNPDILVSVSAKVTAEKYANTRLVGFSAETHKLEEHAIGKLQRKNLDYIVGNYVSKEDTGFGDRDTSVTVFGKDGSKKEIGPASKQDIAKQLIDYLRSR; this is encoded by the coding sequence ATGAATATTCAGAAAATTGTAATCAGTTCCGGGCCGACTCGGGAATGGATCGATCCAGTCCGATTTATCTCCAACGCTTCGTCGGGTAAGATGGGTTTTTGCATTGCGGAATCGGCGTTGGATTGGTCGGATAATATCGTTTATATTCGAGGCTTGACTCAACCGGAATATTCAAATCCTAAAGGGGCACGCGTAATATCCGTCGAAACCACTTCCGAGATGCAACAAGCGATACTTACCGAAATGGCCTCTAATACCGTTTTAATTATGGCCGCAGCGCCTGCGGATTTTCGTCCGCTCTTGAGTAGCGAGGCTAAAATCAAGAAAGAAGACGGGACTGAAATTATCTCATTGGAACTAACTAAGAACCCGGATATTTTGGTTTCGGTCAGCGCCAAAGTGACTGCGGAGAAGTATGCGAATACTCGCTTAGTCGGCTTCTCCGCTGAGACCCATAAGCTTGAAGAACATGCAATCGGAAAATTGCAGCGTAAAAACTTGGACTATATCGTCGGAAATTACGTAAGCAAAGAGGATACGGGTTTTGGCGATCGTGATACGAGCGTTACTGTTTTCGGAAAAGATGGATCGAAAAAAGAAATCGGTCCCGCTTCAAAGCAAGACATAGCTAAACAACTTATAGATTATCTAAGAAGTCGTTAA
- a CDS encoding phosphopantothenoylcysteine decarboxylase — translation MNKKDILIAVSGSIAAFRTCELVRNLTKEGYPVSVIMTEHATKFIGPITFEALTGKKVRVDEYEQGMAHIDARNSAAVFAVVPATANIIAKMANGIADDLVTSTYLAANCPVLIAPAMNPNMFLHPSTQRNLKLLQADGVKILDPQEGVVVCGDEGYGKLADIALIQAKILEAYLKFV, via the coding sequence ATGAACAAGAAGGATATCTTGATTGCAGTTTCGGGAAGTATCGCTGCATTCAGAACTTGCGAATTAGTTCGAAATCTAACCAAAGAAGGGTATCCTGTTTCGGTCATTATGACCGAGCACGCGACCAAATTCATCGGTCCTATTACCTTTGAGGCACTAACGGGAAAGAAAGTTAGAGTCGACGAATATGAGCAAGGAATGGCCCATATAGACGCACGTAATTCCGCCGCGGTATTTGCGGTAGTACCTGCGACTGCGAACATTATCGCAAAAATGGCAAACGGAATCGCCGATGATCTTGTAACCTCCACGTATCTTGCGGCGAATTGTCCGGTGTTGATCGCTCCAGCTATGAATCCGAATATGTTTCTGCATCCGAGTACCCAAAGAAATTTGAAATTACTACAGGCAGACGGCGTAAAAATCCTGGACCCTCAAGAAGGTGTAGTCGTTTGCGGTGACGAAGGATATGGAAAGTTGGCCGACATAGCCCTGATTCAGGCAAAAATTCTAGAAGCTTATCTTAAATTCGTATAA
- a CDS encoding hemolysin family protein, which translates to MDAIGFFVILILIFANGFFVSAEFALVSIRPSRLEEMIRDNRPLALLTKKAASMLNDMLSVCQVGITIASLLLGWVGEGYLSGWIELIFRFIGYPASELTVHGLAVALSFALITFLHILLGELLPKTIAIQKTEQIALLTSVPIFFFYYLFYPITFFLNGMTSLILKSIGFKEDAHRIIHSPEELMILIQEQNRQGTIDKEEFQIIQNTFQFSEHLSKDVMTHRLSIVGVPADMSMEAVLSVIAEHHFSRYPVYEGTTDKIIGIIHVQAFLAWLSSPKRNKKAKVTNIMQPPIFVPENMSIEKVLQKLRSANQHMAIVIDEYGGVSGLLTLEDIIEEVFGQIRDETDDHETDPVPSDIPDAFDIDGETELDELKEILTGIEEETLNDIRTIAGFILDKLEDMPKEGTEVLIPEGKLRVEKMDGNKIMTVRFTRQSQPSSFAI; encoded by the coding sequence ATGGACGCGATCGGCTTTTTCGTAATTCTCATTCTTATTTTTGCAAACGGCTTTTTTGTGTCCGCTGAATTCGCGCTAGTATCGATTCGGCCTTCCCGTTTGGAAGAGATGATTCGAGACAATCGTCCGCTCGCACTGCTTACAAAAAAAGCGGCATCGATGTTAAACGACATGCTTTCCGTATGCCAAGTCGGCATTACGATCGCAAGCCTTCTATTGGGCTGGGTTGGGGAAGGGTATTTGTCCGGATGGATCGAACTGATTTTTCGATTCATAGGATATCCGGCTTCGGAATTGACTGTTCATGGTCTCGCAGTTGCGCTCTCGTTCGCGTTAATTACGTTTTTGCATATTCTTTTGGGTGAACTGCTCCCGAAAACGATTGCAATCCAGAAAACGGAACAGATCGCATTGCTAACAAGCGTTCCTATTTTCTTTTTCTATTACCTTTTTTATCCGATTACGTTTTTCTTAAATGGAATGACGTCTCTGATTTTAAAATCGATCGGATTTAAGGAAGATGCTCATCGAATCATTCATTCTCCCGAAGAATTGATGATTTTAATTCAGGAGCAAAATCGTCAAGGGACGATCGATAAGGAAGAATTCCAGATCATCCAAAATACTTTCCAGTTTTCGGAACATCTATCTAAGGACGTTATGACTCACAGATTGAGTATTGTGGGTGTTCCCGCAGATATGTCCATGGAAGCAGTCTTATCGGTCATTGCGGAACATCACTTCTCTAGATACCCTGTTTACGAAGGAACGACGGACAAGATCATCGGAATCATTCATGTCCAAGCATTTCTCGCATGGCTTTCTTCCCCTAAAAGAAATAAGAAAGCGAAAGTTACGAATATCATGCAACCCCCCATATTCGTGCCCGAGAATATGTCGATCGAGAAGGTACTGCAGAAATTAAGAAGCGCGAATCAACATATGGCAATCGTTATCGACGAGTACGGCGGAGTGTCGGGATTGCTAACTCTCGAAGATATCATAGAGGAAGTTTTCGGCCAGATTAGGGACGAAACCGACGATCATGAAACGGATCCGGTGCCTAGCGATATTCCCGATGCGTTTGATATCGACGGCGAGACCGAATTGGACGAGCTGAAAGAGATCCTAACCGGTATTGAAGAAGAAACGCTGAACGACATAAGAACCATCGCGGGTTTTATCTTGGATAAATTGGAAGATATGCCTAAGGAAGGGACGGAAGTTCTGATTCCCGAAGGGAAATTGAGAGTGGAGAAGATGGACGGGAATAAGATTATGACCGTTCGCTTCACTCGACAATCGCAACCTTCCTCTTTCGCGATTTAG